A single region of the Brassica rapa cultivar Chiifu-401-42 chromosome A03, CAAS_Brap_v3.01, whole genome shotgun sequence genome encodes:
- the LOC103858210 gene encoding arabinogalactan protein 16 gives MASRSYVAGFALFTFVFAVVSSLAGAQSLAPAPAPTSDGTSIDQGIAYLLMVVALVLTYLIHPLDASSSYSFF, from the exons atggcGTCAAGGAGTTACGTAGCTGGTTTCGCGTTATTCACATTTGTTTTCGCCGTCGTCTCTTCTCTCGCCGGCGCTCAATCCCTAGCTCCCGCTCCTGCTCCCACCAGTGATG GGACATCGATAGATCAAGGGATTGCGTATCTGCTAATGGTGGTGGCATTGGTGCTGACATACCTCATTCATCCTCTTGATGCATCCTCTTCCTACAGCTTCTTCTGA